One Trichosurus vulpecula isolate mTriVul1 chromosome 7, mTriVul1.pri, whole genome shotgun sequence genomic region harbors:
- the LOC118856839 gene encoding histone H1.4-like, translating into MSETAPAASAEPGPATTSVPVPAPTEKAPMKKAKRGGRPKAVGPPVSELITNAVAASTERNGVSLAALKKILAASGYDVEKNNSRIKLGLKSLVSKGILVQTKGTGASGSFRLNKKASPGETKNKAKKVPSAKAKKPAAKKPKKAPGSVTGKSVKTPKKAKKPVAVGAKKAAKSPKTSKAAKPKKVVKSPAKTKAVKPKAKVAAKSKAVKPKKVLPKKK; encoded by the coding sequence atgtctgaaacaGCACCTGCCGCTTCTGCTGAGCCTGGACCTGCAACAACCAGTGTGCCGGTTCCAGCCCCAACAGAGAAGGCGCCGATGAAGAAAGCCAAGCGAGGAGGGCGGCCTAAGGCTGTGGGTCCCCCTGTGTCGGAGCTCATAACCAACGCGGTGGCCGCCTCCACTGAGCGTAATGGGGTGTCTCTCGCGGCTCTCAAGAAGATCCTCGCTGCCAGCGGCTATGATGTGGAGAAGAACAACAGCCGCATCAAGTTGGGCTTGAAGAGTTTGGTGAGCAAAGGCATCTTGGTACAGACCAAAGGTACCGGGGCTTCAGGTTCCTTCAGGCTCAACAAGAAAGCGTCTCCAGGTGAAACCAAGAACAAGGCCAAAAAGGTACCTTCGGCTAAAGCGAAAAAACCTGCTGCCAAGAAGCCTAAGAAAGCTCCTGGGTCGGTAACTGGCAAGAGCGTAAAGACTCCAAAAAAGGCGAAGAAGCCCGTGGCTGTGGGAGCCAAGAAAGCAGCCAAGAGTCCCAAGACCAGTAAAGCCGCCAAGCCTAAGAAAGTGGTCAAGAGTCCAGCCAAGACCAAGGCAGTGAAACCCAAGGCCAAGGTTGCCGCCAAGTCAAAGGCTGTTAAGCCCAAGAAGGTGTTGCCCAAGAAGAAGTAA